From Sphingomonas bisphenolicum, one genomic window encodes:
- a CDS encoding FadR/GntR family transcriptional regulator, whose product MAERLKLYQRVALEIERGIQDGVHQPGSRLPPERDLAEQFNVSRPTIREAIIALEIRQLVEVRHGSGVYVVISPPNIRATAELNVGAFELIEARLMFEGEATALAAAVMTDDELVELKAILGRMEAADPASAIELALDRTFHLMIAQGTKNSLIEQAVEHLWDLRESSPLCRHMFEQARQGGINPRPDEHRRIYDALVARDSDLARSAMRDHLTRVSEDLLAVTELEMIENARKEIGSKRQRLSNGRLAR is encoded by the coding sequence ATGGCAGAACGTTTGAAATTATATCAGCGCGTGGCGCTTGAAATCGAGCGCGGTATCCAGGACGGTGTGCATCAGCCGGGATCCCGGCTGCCGCCTGAACGCGATCTTGCCGAACAGTTCAACGTCAGCCGCCCGACGATCCGGGAAGCGATCATTGCGCTGGAAATCCGCCAACTGGTTGAAGTTCGGCACGGTTCAGGTGTCTATGTCGTTATCTCCCCGCCGAACATTCGGGCTACAGCGGAACTGAACGTCGGCGCTTTTGAACTCATCGAAGCGCGACTGATGTTCGAAGGGGAGGCGACGGCGTTGGCCGCGGCCGTCATGACCGATGACGAATTGGTCGAACTTAAAGCAATATTGGGCCGCATGGAAGCGGCGGACCCGGCATCGGCCATTGAGCTGGCATTGGATCGAACCTTCCATCTGATGATCGCTCAGGGGACGAAGAATAGCCTGATCGAACAGGCGGTCGAGCATCTGTGGGATTTACGGGAATCATCGCCTCTCTGCCGGCATATGTTCGAGCAGGCCCGGCAAGGCGGAATCAATCCCAGGCCCGATGAACATCGACGCATTTACGATGCGCTAGTGGCGCGCGACAGTGATTTGGCGCGATCGGCAATGCGGGACCATCTTACCCGGGTATCGGAAGATCTTTTGGCTGTCACTGAGCTGGAGATGATCGAGAATGCCAGGAAGGAAATTGGCAGTAAACGACAGAGATTATCAAACGGAAGATTGGCTCGGTAA
- a CDS encoding mannitol dehydrogenase family protein, with product MSDSNLLSNQTLDRLPAALAQADYDRDAQACGIVHFGIGAFHRAHQAWYTDRAMAQGDSDWGITGVSLRSAGVARQLNPQDGLYTLTSCSADGRTTQLIRSVRQVLVASEDPGAVIAALAAPQTHIVTFTVTEKGYCRAADGSLDLALANDGSIYSFIERGLQVRAERGLPGLTLLSCDNLAHNGRQLERLLHAYVDARNPALTAWIDRECRFPSSMVDRIVPATTDGDRDAVQAAIGLEDQGAVVTEPFSQWVIEDRFAGPRPRWDVVGAELVADVAPYEMAKLRMLNGAHSALAYLGLQNGHSFVHEAVDDPTIRPLIEALMRQEAAPTIAAAPNQDLDAYATALLARFANPALNHRLIQIAMDGSQKIPQRWLEILANNQRDGKTCPAILEALAAWRRHLRGDNAVMWGVVEDPMREQLAPLAKGEAASFAHALFGKSGLFAASWTANDAAMRALIEALGR from the coding sequence GTGAGCGATAGCAACCTTCTGTCCAACCAAACGCTGGACCGCCTGCCCGCCGCGCTGGCGCAGGCCGATTATGATCGCGATGCCCAGGCGTGCGGGATCGTCCATTTCGGCATCGGCGCGTTCCACCGCGCGCATCAGGCCTGGTACACCGACCGGGCGATGGCGCAGGGCGACAGCGATTGGGGCATCACCGGCGTATCGCTGCGATCGGCCGGCGTGGCGCGGCAGCTCAATCCCCAGGACGGCCTCTATACGCTCACCAGTTGCAGCGCGGACGGCCGGACGACACAGTTGATACGGTCCGTGCGCCAAGTGCTGGTCGCCAGCGAGGATCCGGGCGCGGTGATCGCCGCGCTCGCCGCGCCGCAGACGCATATCGTCACCTTCACCGTCACCGAAAAAGGCTATTGCCGCGCGGCGGACGGATCGCTCGATCTGGCGCTCGCCAATGACGGCAGCATCTATTCCTTCATCGAACGCGGATTGCAGGTGCGCGCCGAGCGCGGCCTGCCCGGCCTGACCCTGCTGTCCTGCGACAATCTGGCGCATAACGGCCGCCAGTTGGAGCGGCTGCTGCACGCCTATGTCGATGCGCGCAATCCGGCGCTGACCGCGTGGATTGATCGGGAATGCCGCTTCCCCAGTTCCATGGTCGACCGCATCGTTCCCGCCACCACAGACGGCGATCGCGACGCCGTGCAGGCGGCGATCGGGCTGGAGGATCAGGGTGCGGTCGTGACCGAGCCGTTCAGCCAGTGGGTGATCGAGGATCGCTTTGCCGGTCCCCGTCCGCGCTGGGACGTAGTCGGCGCGGAACTGGTGGCCGATGTCGCCCCCTATGAAATGGCCAAGCTGCGGATGCTGAACGGCGCGCATTCGGCGCTCGCCTATCTGGGTCTGCAAAACGGCCACAGCTTCGTCCACGAAGCAGTCGATGATCCGACGATCCGGCCGCTGATCGAAGCGCTGATGCGGCAGGAAGCGGCCCCTACCATCGCCGCCGCGCCGAACCAGGATCTGGACGCCTATGCGACCGCGCTGCTCGCCCGTTTCGCCAACCCGGCGCTCAACCATCGGCTGATCCAGATCGCCATGGATGGCAGCCAGAAAATTCCCCAACGCTGGCTGGAAATCCTGGCCAACAACCAGCGGGACGGCAAAACCTGCCCGGCGATCCTGGAGGCGCTGGCCGCCTGGCGTCGCCACCTGCGCGGTGACAATGCGGTCATGTGGGGCGTTGTCGAAGATCCGATGCGGGAGCAGCTGGCCCCGCTGGCGAAGGGGGAGGCCGCCAGCTTCGCCCATGCGCTGTTCGGCAAGAGCGGCCTGTTCGCAGCGAGTTGGACGGCGAACGATGCCGCCATGCGCGCGTTGATCGAGGCCCTCGGCAGATAG
- a CDS encoding glycoside hydrolase family 2 TIM barrel-domain containing protein, which yields MIPHRLSTLSAALLCSVATSTVVLAQSAAVSPAPEIRQSVTLTSGWGFQMGDAAEPPASDTTWQPVEVPHSWNRIGSYLPGSPAAATLKRPIDQTQGVGWYKLTLPAARLSGAQRLWLEFEAASRTAEVWLNGQRLGSHAGGFSAFRFDATSAYRQGGSNVLLVKVDNRAPETLGVQPTLPLAGDFFVHGGLYRPVKMIVTQAAHFAMLDHGGSGVYAQTRSIDNGKAAISILSRVRNDAGRALRGQVVVRFVDRDGKEVARQASPVQLSARTDGEARIDLTIDQARLWQGTADPYLYTMVAEFRDNKGALLDSVSQPFGIRTMALDPDRGFLLNGKVVALHGVGLHQDSGQDGWALSDSDIEKMVSTIREMGANTIRLTHYQHGPVVHALADKLGLILWDEIPLVTAWTLSPDEKEAPKAVADNARQQLVEMIRQNYNHPSVAVWGIANEVDFGPNRPDFIGKAVSEVPDPRGLLTDLNALAKAEDPIRRTVLANCCENNGMPGVPDVSGITDGLGVNRYMGWYYGKADDFSSVLDGLHQKHAGQPLALTEYGAGGATSQHSDDPQGGPINASGRDQPEEYQAWLHERVWPQVKAKPYLWGSWLWNSFDFATKVRKEGDSIDINTKGLVTYDGAIRKDAWWYYRVNWSAQPAVQIAGKRYVDRAYGVTDVKIYSNAPETELLVNGTSIGTMRGCAFATCVWPGVRLTEGQNRIEARARFANGVQTDGVDWTVGRDAAAAFRIDSGAILAAADPAHRFGSDAFFDGGAPGTADTRKNRYAPFQAAAITGTANRDQAATYRSGDFTYHIPAKPGRYTVILHFVEPSAERGKRVFDVAINGKVALPGFDVAAAAGGTLKAITRSLPATAVKDGLTINFKPTVGDAIVSALEVVPIDTPRP from the coding sequence TTGATCCCCCATCGCTTATCCACGCTGTCGGCAGCACTGCTCTGTTCGGTCGCGACGTCGACCGTCGTTCTGGCGCAATCTGCGGCTGTGTCGCCCGCACCGGAAATTCGACAAAGCGTAACCCTGACGTCAGGCTGGGGCTTCCAAATGGGTGACGCAGCCGAGCCGCCCGCCAGCGATACGACATGGCAACCGGTGGAAGTGCCTCATAGTTGGAACCGGATCGGCTCCTACCTGCCGGGCAGTCCCGCAGCCGCGACCCTCAAACGCCCGATCGACCAGACTCAGGGCGTCGGCTGGTACAAGCTGACCCTGCCCGCCGCGCGCCTGTCCGGGGCGCAGCGCCTGTGGCTGGAGTTCGAAGCGGCGAGCCGGACGGCGGAAGTCTGGCTGAACGGGCAAAGGCTGGGCAGCCATGCGGGCGGCTTTTCCGCCTTCCGCTTCGATGCGACGTCAGCCTATCGGCAGGGCGGCAGCAACGTCCTGCTGGTGAAGGTCGACAATCGTGCGCCCGAAACGCTCGGTGTGCAGCCGACATTACCGCTGGCAGGCGATTTCTTCGTCCATGGCGGCCTGTATCGCCCGGTGAAGATGATCGTGACGCAGGCGGCGCATTTCGCGATGCTCGATCATGGCGGCAGCGGCGTCTATGCGCAGACACGTAGCATCGACAATGGCAAGGCGGCGATCTCCATCCTGTCGCGCGTGCGCAACGACGCCGGCCGTGCACTCCGTGGTCAGGTGGTCGTGCGGTTCGTGGATCGGGACGGCAAGGAGGTCGCCCGGCAGGCCAGCCCCGTGCAGTTGAGCGCGCGGACCGACGGCGAAGCGCGCATCGACCTGACGATCGACCAGGCGCGCCTGTGGCAGGGCACGGCCGACCCCTATCTCTACACGATGGTCGCGGAGTTTCGCGACAATAAGGGCGCGTTGCTCGACAGCGTCAGCCAGCCTTTCGGTATTCGCACCATGGCGCTCGATCCCGATCGCGGCTTCCTGCTGAACGGCAAGGTCGTGGCCCTGCACGGCGTGGGCCTGCATCAGGATAGCGGCCAGGACGGCTGGGCGTTGAGCGACAGCGACATCGAGAAGATGGTGTCCACCATCCGCGAAATGGGCGCGAATACGATCCGCCTGACCCATTATCAGCATGGGCCGGTCGTTCATGCGCTGGCGGACAAGCTCGGCCTGATCCTTTGGGACGAGATTCCGCTGGTGACTGCCTGGACATTGTCGCCGGACGAAAAGGAAGCGCCCAAGGCGGTGGCCGATAACGCCCGCCAGCAACTGGTCGAGATGATCCGGCAGAATTACAATCATCCGTCGGTGGCGGTATGGGGCATCGCCAATGAGGTGGATTTCGGCCCGAACCGCCCCGACTTCATCGGCAAGGCGGTGAGCGAGGTGCCCGATCCGCGCGGCCTGCTGACCGATCTCAATGCACTGGCCAAGGCGGAAGACCCGATCCGGCGCACGGTACTCGCCAATTGCTGCGAGAATAACGGAATGCCGGGCGTGCCCGACGTGTCGGGCATTACCGACGGGTTGGGCGTCAACCGCTATATGGGCTGGTATTATGGCAAGGCGGATGACTTTTCGTCCGTGCTGGATGGTCTGCATCAGAAACATGCCGGACAGCCGCTGGCGCTGACCGAATATGGCGCGGGCGGCGCGACGTCGCAGCATAGCGACGATCCGCAGGGCGGGCCGATCAATGCGTCGGGCCGCGACCAGCCCGAAGAATATCAGGCCTGGCTGCACGAGCGCGTCTGGCCGCAGGTTAAGGCAAAACCCTATTTGTGGGGTAGCTGGCTGTGGAACAGCTTCGACTTTGCGACCAAGGTGCGCAAGGAAGGCGATTCCATCGACATCAATACCAAGGGGCTGGTCACCTATGACGGCGCGATCCGCAAGGACGCCTGGTGGTATTATCGCGTCAACTGGTCGGCGCAGCCTGCGGTGCAGATTGCAGGCAAGCGCTATGTCGATCGCGCCTATGGCGTGACCGACGTCAAGATTTACAGCAATGCGCCCGAAACCGAATTGCTGGTCAACGGCACGTCCATCGGCACGATGCGCGGCTGCGCCTTTGCCACCTGCGTCTGGCCCGGCGTTCGCCTGACCGAAGGGCAGAACCGGATCGAAGCGCGCGCGCGTTTCGCCAATGGCGTACAGACCGACGGCGTGGACTGGACGGTAGGGCGCGACGCAGCGGCCGCGTTCCGCATCGACAGCGGCGCGATACTCGCGGCGGCCGACCCGGCGCATCGCTTCGGCTCCGACGCTTTTTTCGACGGCGGCGCACCCGGCACCGCCGACACACGCAAGAACCGCTACGCGCCGTTTCAGGCCGCCGCGATCACCGGCACCGCCAACCGGGATCAGGCCGCCACTTATCGGTCGGGCGACTTCACCTATCATATTCCGGCCAAGCCGGGCCGCTACACCGTGATCCTGCACTTCGTCGAACCGTCGGCGGAACGCGGCAAGCGCGTCTTCGACGTGGCGATCAACGGTAAGGTAGCGCTTCCTGGCTTCGACGTGGCGGCAGCAGCCGGCGGCACGCTCAAGGCGATCACGCGCAGCCTGCCTGCGACCGCGGTCAAGGACGGCCTCACGATCAACTTCAAGCCCACGGTCGGGGATGCCATCGTCTCCGCACTGGAGGTCGTGCCGATCGACACGCCCCGCCCATGA
- the manD gene encoding D-mannonate dehydratase ManD, producing MKIISAKVIVTCPGRNFVTLKIMTDQGVYGIGDATMNGREKAVVAYLEDHVVPCLIGMDPRRIEDIWQYLYRGAYWRRGPVTMRAIAAVDVALWDIKAKMANMPLYQLLGGRSRDGIMVYGHANGSDIAETVDAVGQYIDLGYKAIRAQTGVPGIKDAYGVGRGKLFYEPADAALPSVTGWDTRKALNYVPKLFETLRDIYGFGPHLLHDGHHRYTPQEAANLAKMLEPYQLFWLEDVTPAENQEAFKLIRQHSVTPLAVGEIFNTIWDAKDLIQNQLIDYIRCTIVSAGGVTHLRRIADLAALYQVRTGSHGATDLSPVTMGTALHFDTWVPNFGIQEYMRHTEETDAVFPHDYHFDKGELFCGETPGHGVDIDEDLAAKYPYKPAYLPVARLEDGTMWNW from the coding sequence GTGAAGATCATATCGGCCAAGGTCATCGTCACCTGTCCGGGACGCAATTTCGTCACGCTCAAGATCATGACCGACCAGGGCGTCTATGGCATTGGCGATGCGACCATGAACGGCCGGGAAAAGGCGGTGGTCGCCTATCTGGAGGATCATGTCGTCCCCTGCCTGATCGGCATGGACCCGCGCCGGATCGAGGATATCTGGCAATATCTCTACCGTGGTGCCTATTGGCGTCGCGGCCCGGTGACGATGCGCGCGATCGCCGCGGTCGACGTGGCGCTGTGGGACATCAAGGCGAAGATGGCCAATATGCCGCTCTACCAGTTGCTGGGCGGCCGCAGCCGCGACGGCATCATGGTCTATGGCCATGCCAATGGCAGCGACATCGCCGAAACCGTGGACGCGGTGGGGCAATATATCGATCTTGGCTACAAGGCCATTCGTGCGCAGACGGGCGTGCCCGGCATCAAGGACGCCTATGGCGTGGGCCGGGGCAAGCTGTTCTATGAACCCGCCGACGCGGCGCTGCCGTCCGTCACCGGCTGGGATACCCGCAAGGCGCTCAACTACGTGCCGAAGCTATTCGAAACGCTGCGCGACATCTATGGCTTTGGCCCGCATCTGCTGCATGATGGCCATCATCGCTATACCCCGCAGGAGGCCGCCAATCTGGCCAAGATGCTGGAGCCCTATCAGCTCTTCTGGCTGGAAGACGTGACCCCGGCGGAAAATCAGGAAGCCTTCAAGCTGATCCGCCAGCACAGCGTCACGCCGCTGGCGGTGGGAGAGATTTTCAACACTATCTGGGACGCGAAGGATCTGATCCAGAACCAGCTGATCGATTATATCCGCTGCACCATCGTCAGCGCGGGCGGGGTCACGCATCTGCGCCGCATCGCCGACCTGGCGGCCCTCTATCAGGTGCGCACCGGCAGCCATGGCGCGACCGACCTGTCGCCCGTCACCATGGGCACCGCGCTGCATTTCGACACATGGGTGCCCAATTTCGGCATCCAGGAATATATGCGGCATACGGAGGAAACCGATGCCGTCTTCCCGCACGACTATCATTTCGACAAGGGCGAACTCTTCTGCGGCGAAACGCCCGGCCATGGCGTGGACATCGATGAGGATCTGGCCGCCAAATATCCCTACAAGCCCGCCTATCTGCCGGTAGCGCGGCTGGAAGACGGCACCATGTGGAACTGGTAA
- a CDS encoding MFS transporter: MTSSGKKPIRHLRWWIISLVTIGTILNYLARSTLSVAAPTLKQEMGMTTESYSYVVLSFQLAYTIMQTVAGTVLDLLGTRLGFFLFAVGWALANMAHGFATSWQGLAIFRGMLGATEAAAIPAGAKSVSEWFPARERPLATSAFQMGTSVGAIAAPPIVVFCILSWGWESAFIVTGVLSLVWALLWWVGYETPDRHRRLSKEERALIKAGQGDTSDTTRPSTRSEVIRSRGFWAIAIPRFFAEPAWQTFNFFIPLYLVAVWNLDLKSIALWAWMPFVAADLGSLAAGLLPPWLMRRGASVLASRKITMSIGAVCMIGPACIGLAGSPGLAIALFCVGGFAHQMLNGALITLCSDVFDSRMVGTASGMAGTIAWIGGMLFTLLIGQSADIFGYSPLFVMLGALDIIGMAVLWILLRNRPKSADHLTA; this comes from the coding sequence ATGACCTCTTCCGGCAAGAAACCGATCCGGCACCTGCGCTGGTGGATCATCAGCTTGGTGACGATCGGGACGATCCTCAACTATCTGGCCCGCTCGACGCTGTCGGTCGCCGCCCCCACGCTCAAGCAGGAGATGGGGATGACGACGGAAAGCTACAGCTATGTCGTCCTGTCGTTCCAGCTCGCCTATACGATCATGCAGACGGTTGCGGGCACCGTGCTTGACCTGCTGGGCACCCGGCTCGGCTTCTTCCTGTTCGCGGTCGGCTGGGCGCTTGCCAATATGGCGCATGGGTTCGCCACCAGTTGGCAGGGCCTCGCCATTTTCCGGGGGATGCTCGGCGCGACCGAAGCGGCGGCGATTCCCGCTGGCGCCAAATCCGTGTCGGAATGGTTCCCCGCGCGCGAACGCCCGCTGGCGACCAGCGCCTTTCAGATGGGCACCAGTGTCGGGGCTATAGCGGCCCCGCCGATCGTGGTGTTCTGCATCCTCAGCTGGGGCTGGGAGTCGGCCTTCATCGTCACCGGCGTGCTCAGCCTGGTCTGGGCGCTCCTATGGTGGGTCGGCTATGAAACGCCCGATCGCCATCGCCGCCTGAGCAAGGAAGAGCGCGCGCTGATCAAGGCCGGGCAGGGCGACACGAGCGATACGACCCGCCCGTCCACCCGATCCGAAGTGATCCGGTCGCGTGGCTTCTGGGCCATCGCCATCCCGCGTTTCTTCGCCGAGCCGGCATGGCAGACCTTCAACTTCTTCATTCCGCTCTATCTGGTCGCGGTCTGGAATCTGGACCTGAAAAGCATTGCACTGTGGGCGTGGATGCCGTTCGTGGCGGCGGATCTGGGGTCGCTGGCCGCCGGATTGTTGCCGCCCTGGCTCATGCGGCGGGGCGCGAGCGTGCTGGCGTCGCGCAAGATCACCATGTCGATCGGCGCGGTGTGCATGATCGGTCCGGCCTGCATCGGCCTTGCCGGTTCGCCGGGGCTTGCGATCGCGCTCTTCTGCGTCGGCGGGTTCGCGCATCAGATGCTGAACGGCGCGCTCATTACGCTGTGTTCGGACGTGTTCGACAGCCGCATGGTCGGCACGGCCAGCGGCATGGCGGGCACGATCGCCTGGATCGGCGGGATGCTCTTCACCCTGTTGATCGGGCAGAGCGCCGACATATTCGGCTATTCGCCGCTGTTCGTGATGCTGGGCGCGCTCGACATCATCGGTATGGCGGTGCTGTGGATCTTGTTGCGCAATCGTCCCAAGTCCGCGGACCATCTCACCGCTTGA
- the uxaC gene encoding glucuronate isomerase codes for MTTHVLELHPDRLLPADPATRAIARALYDSVKGLPIVSPHGHTDPFWFAGNAPFANATDLLLTPDHYLFRMLYSQGVPLDALGVRNPQADPREAWRLLAQHYHLFRGTPSRMWLDWVFVHVFGMEVSLSQGTSDLYYDTITDRLATDALRPRSLFDRHGIELIATTESPLDTLEHHAAIRAENAREGGWQGRVITAYRPDPVIDPEFEGFATNLGLFSDLTGEDCFTWSGYLAAHRQRRAFFAGMGATSTDHGHPTPRTADLSEADARALFETICSGRFSTQDAELFRAQMLTEMAAMSVDDGLVMQIHPGSFRNHNARLFERFGRDKGADIPMRTEFVANLKPLLDRFGNDPRLSIILFTLDESVYARELAPLAGHYPCLKLGPAWWFHDSPEGMRRFRHMTTETAGFYNTVGFNDDTRALLSIPARHDVARRIDCGFLAQLVVEHRIAEWEAAELAQDLTYNLAKKAYKL; via the coding sequence ATGACCACGCATGTTCTGGAATTGCATCCCGACCGGCTACTGCCCGCTGACCCTGCCACGCGGGCGATCGCCAGAGCGCTCTATGACAGCGTCAAGGGCCTGCCGATCGTCAGTCCCCATGGCCATACCGATCCGTTCTGGTTTGCGGGCAATGCGCCCTTCGCCAATGCCACCGACCTGCTGCTGACGCCCGACCATTATCTGTTCCGAATGCTCTATTCGCAGGGCGTGCCGCTCGACGCGCTGGGTGTGCGCAACCCGCAAGCGGACCCGCGTGAGGCCTGGCGGCTGCTGGCGCAACATTATCACCTGTTCCGGGGCACGCCGTCGCGCATGTGGCTCGACTGGGTGTTCGTGCATGTCTTCGGCATGGAAGTCTCCTTGAGCCAAGGGACGAGCGACCTCTATTACGATACGATTACCGATAGGCTGGCGACCGACGCGTTGCGGCCCCGGTCGCTGTTCGACCGCCATGGCATCGAACTGATCGCGACGACCGAAAGCCCGCTCGATACGCTGGAGCATCACGCCGCCATCCGGGCCGAAAATGCGCGTGAAGGCGGCTGGCAGGGGCGCGTTATCACCGCCTATCGCCCCGACCCGGTAATCGACCCGGAATTTGAGGGCTTCGCCACCAATCTGGGTCTGTTTTCCGACCTGACCGGCGAGGATTGTTTCACCTGGTCGGGCTATCTCGCCGCGCATCGCCAGCGGCGCGCCTTTTTCGCGGGCATGGGCGCGACATCAACCGACCACGGCCATCCCACGCCGCGCACCGCTGACCTGAGCGAAGCGGACGCGCGCGCCCTGTTTGAGACGATCTGTTCCGGTCGCTTCTCGACGCAGGACGCCGAACTGTTCCGCGCCCAGATGCTGACGGAAATGGCCGCGATGAGCGTGGACGACGGGCTGGTCATGCAAATCCATCCCGGATCGTTCCGCAACCATAATGCGCGCCTGTTCGAACGTTTCGGCCGCGACAAAGGCGCCGACATCCCGATGCGGACCGAGTTCGTGGCCAATCTCAAGCCCCTGCTCGATCGGTTCGGCAACGACCCCAGGCTGTCGATCATCCTCTTCACGCTGGACGAAAGCGTCTACGCCCGCGAACTCGCGCCGCTGGCGGGCCATTATCCCTGCCTGAAGCTGGGACCGGCCTGGTGGTTCCACGACAGTCCGGAAGGAATGCGCCGCTTCCGCCATATGACGACCGAGACGGCAGGCTTCTACAATACGGTGGGATTCAACGACGATACCCGCGCGCTGCTGTCGATTCCCGCGCGACACGACGTGGCCCGGCGGATCGATTGCGGCTTCCTGGCGCAACTGGTGGTCGAGCATCGCATCGCGGAGTGGGAAGCGGCCGAACTGGCGCAAGACCTGACCTATAATCTGGCGAAAAAGGCCTATAAACTGTGA